In Brachypodium distachyon strain Bd21 chromosome 5, Brachypodium_distachyon_v3.0, whole genome shotgun sequence, the genomic window ccgcctccctcagCTCCACCTGATCACTCTGAACCTTCCGGTGATTCTCATCGAGCCTCGCGTGGTCCAAGTCATCCCCGCATCGCTGCTCCTCTCTGCCTGCCACATGCCAGCGTCGAGGTTCTCGCGCGGTGCTCCTCCACCCCTTCCAATGCCTCCATCAGATTCGTGATGACCTACTCATTCTTTTGACCCTCTATCCTGCCTCTCTCGTGCTCTGTATCGCTCCGCCTCCTAGCGAATCCCTCCGCCACTGCAGACCACACGagcccgcgaccagcaagatTTCAGCAATGAGGATGCTCCAACGCCACCTCAGGGTGAAGCGGCCTTCCGCCTGCTAGACACCCCACTCCCTTCCTGGCCTGTGTCGCGCAGGAGAGCAACTCCGGCGACACCAAAGCTCGGCGAGGCAGTGGCCAGAAGCCACCAGATTTTTCCTTCCGACGGTGGACCCACTTGCAAATTAATCATTTTTTCTACAGTCAAAGGGATCATTTTCTTGTTGCTTcagccccacatgtcagtagcTAGGTTGGCCCCACTCGGTAGGATTTAACctggccccacctgtcaggagGTAACGGTCAAAGGCCTTGACCGTTAACAGGTCCGCCGTGAGGACATTTGCGAGCATTTGCCAAAGAACGAAGTGTAGAAGCGAGCAACGTTTTAAGCCTTGAGCAAAACTGAGTACAACTAAGGAACCGAGGGCacggaaataaataaaaaacctagtttttaagccaaatgaccaaaggTTTGTCCATTTTCATGCCATAGTTGATGATACTATCCATTGTTTGCACAAGTGTGCATCTTGTAATGAAAAACTATATTTCCAAAGAGGTTTACAAAGTTTTGGTTATGAAAAATGATTTTCCATTTTGTTATAACCAAACTTCACCCACTCTTCAGAAAAGTCAACAAATATGAAgcaaatgtaaaaaaaagggcaATTCTTTGGCATGGAAGCCTCTTATGTGTACTAGTTGCCAGGAAAATTGATAAACTCGAATGTTTATCattgttcaaaaaattcttcaCAAAATGGACTATCAGGTATGAATGTTTATGTATTTAAAGCCAAATGTCCAAAGTCATGCCCATTTATATGTCATGGTTCAAGATAATGTAACTATATTTTGCACATAGATGCATCTTGCGATGACAAACAACATTGCCAATGAGATTTACAAATGTTTGGTTATGTCAAATGATTTACCATTTTCCAAATGCAAATAATGGGTTATTTTGTGAAACAAGTATAATTAATAAGGTTCGAATTAAAATGAAACCTATCAATTTTTCAGAGAATGTAGACCATATTGATAATTTATTGACCATTTAGTTATGGAAAAATACTTTGTATTATAcggaataaaaaataaaataaaaatcatgtcTGGCCTCATCAATGACGAGTTTAACATTTAAGCCTGCCACTGATGTTGTTTCTAGGCCTGGCCAACCCGATTGAGGCCCAACCACTACTACAGAATCACTTATTTCTGACGTTTCGGAAAACCCCTATGCTGACGCAAAACGGACGCATCAGTAATCAAGTGTCAGTAATGCCTCAGAAACTTCTGACGTGTACAGACACGTCAGACATAGGAAATACTTCCTGACGCATCTTCCACCGGCACTTGTCAGGAGTGGTCTTCTTCGAGCCTCAGAAATTGTTATCTTTGACACTTCCCTAAGGAAGAACTCGTCAATGATGTTTCTTATGtgagttaaaaaaaagttagagcTAACGTCTTTTTTCTGTCAACGTTAGATTGAACCATTAAATTTTTAGTTTAAATCGTAGGGAAACATTGAGCCAATCATGCAAGATCTTCTACATTTTAAACAAGATCCACCACATTACACTGCAGACAAGATCTGCTACCTTTCACATAAGATCGACCACATTACATTGCATTTGCATACAAGATCTGTTGCATTTCAAATGAGGTCGACCACATTACATTGCAGTTGCATACAAGATCTGCCACATTTCATACAAGGTACACACATCAGAGCATTGTCGACATGATCAAACATCACCCTGATATGTCGGCAACATCATCCATTAGCTGCGCAGCGCCACGCCCAAGAAGGCGAGGTGCGCGGCCCGGGAGAACAAGAGGAGCCAGTGTTTTAGGTCGGAGGAAAGAGGAAGGTGCTTATGGGGGAGGAGGTAGTTCAGGcaatgaagaagaacacggAGGGGATTTAAGGAACGTAATCACGATCACCAGGGTACCTCGTGGACATCTCTCGACGCCGTTTCACCGCCGGGGCCTCGCCGACGGTGAACGGTGGATTCCTCGGCTGAGGAAGCTAAGGTTCAGGCTGAGGTAGCTGAGGCGGAGGGAAACTAAGGAGGTTGAGGCTGAGactgaggcggaggcggagagcCTGCATGAAGACCCCTCGGAGGCGCCGGCTCAGCCAATGTCGGCGGAGTGGACGAACGTGGTCGCTCCTAGATCTCCCACCCGTTGATACGGCAGTACGTAGCTATTATCTTGCGAACCATGGTGGAGTTATTCTTGGTCGACTTGCACTGCATCCGGCCGCTTTTATAGCCGAGGCGAGGCAGTCCATGGACCGAAAGGGGAGGCGACGGACCGGATAAAGAGGAGCACCAGCGTCTTCCCGATGCATCGCCATGGTTGTGCATGCACCTATACTGAGCTctctctgaagtctgaacacGCTACCTTTTTGACCTGCGCCCATGACTTATATAGATTTCATACATATCTCTGACGCATCCTATGTAGGATGTGTTACAAATATCCTGTGACCATATATAGTTATGACCCGTTTCTACTGCAAGTGTCAGAAGGTTATTGAGCTTCAAAAGCTTGCACCGCTGACTCTTGTCGGATGAAAATGCGTCAGCTGTCTAGCAACCTATATATATCCCCGGTCCCTAGTGCCtacttaaaaagaaaaagaaaaagaaaaactctcTCGCGAAATCTCTTCTTTGAATCCTTCCTTCATGGGTCGTAGTGGATACACCAACAATGGCGTTGAATCAAAGATGTCGTGGCTTAGGGACTCCGTTCCTGCACCTCCTCCGTCAAGCACATAGGTCATCTTCATGAAGATGATCCTGAGTATGATCCTGAGTACCTCCTGTCCATTGAGGAAGGAAGGATGGTGGAGGTAAATCAAGTGTCGAAGCTGCAAGCCATGctagaggaagaaaagaagttaAATGAAAGATTGTCCGCTGATATGCTCAAACTAGAGTTCGAACTTGCTGCCCAGGACGGGGTGATAGAAGATATCGAAACGAAGAtacaagaagagaagaaactgATTGAAAACCTCAAAGTTCAGCTAGAAGAGCAGACCAGCTTCTGGGTGGCATGTGTTAGCATTGCAGCGATATTAACtgttgttttttgtgtgttttattagttgtagcgttgcttttatttgaattaaGTAGCAACTACGTGTTgtgcatgtaaaaaaaaattagttccAACAATTCTCTAGCGTGCTCTAGAATAAGAAGTCAGTGAGCATCAAAAAGTATACTGACGTCTCGGCACAACAACGTGTCAGAGAGTTCCTCGTAAACAAAGTTGACGCTTCCAAGAAGCAAAGTGTCACAAAAGCTAGATCTTCCTCTGACATGTAAGCGTCAGTAGAAACTACGTGTCAGAAGTGTGGACGTTAGAGAACGCTTCTTGCTGGTAAGTGTCAGAAATATCTTCCTACCGCGGCCTATGGATGCTACCAGTGACAGTCCTTATAAGACGCATCAGATGTAAGTGTTCGCGCTGACGCATTTTAGTTTTGCGTCGGTGGGGAGCTTGCAAGAGTAACGGATTCTGTAGTAGTCAACCTAATTTTTGGCTTATAAAAACTCTccctaaccctaatccccaccacacctcctctctctctctctacccctgctgccgcctcctccccatctctctccctccctccccgaTTCTCTCTCCCGTCCCTCCCGTGCTCACCCTCCGTCGCCCCGCGGCCTCCCTCgaccccgccgacgccgccatggAAGCCCGCCCCGGCTgcgcctcctccggatccggccgccccggaccccgccgcctccagaTCCGGCCGCCCCGGCCCCCTCCGCCCTCAGATCCGGCCTCCCGCGCCGGACAGCAGTACTCCGCCGCCGAGGTATATAACCgtctctctctccatctccatctctcgttctctctctcaccctctctctctctcacagcCTCTTTCCCTCACAGACGgacttcgccgccgccggatccggtggACCCGGgctccctccctcttcctGATGCCTTCGCGGGAGCCAGCCCCTGCAGCCCCGgcgtgattttttttgtgatttgttgTATGCGACGTGGATTAATTCATCAATTGGTTTGATTAAATTGTGAATTTGTGATTTGTTGATTCATCGCGTGCTGGTTGTGGCcccattttgttttcaaatgtcaaaaattatatcaatGTCGGGTCCTACAGtatccgccactgatgtgcatATCATCACGAACGGGCCaaccgcccgccactgatgtaccccACATCACTAGCAAGAAGTTAGTGGCGGGCGGTATGCCCGTTACTGATAGACACttttgaccgttactgataaacgTTTTTGTAGAAGTGACATTGTATGTGATTTTATTCCGTACACATCTCCTATCCGCaatattcagatttttttgtCTTGCATGGGAATAGACAGTTTACTTTGTACTATTATCGTGCCtgcttgtttggttggtaAAAAAAGACCTTTGTGGACAATCAGGGTTGTCGTGCTTAGCCAGATTATCACAGTTGTGCCTGCACTAATAAATCGAGAGTAATCATTCTTGTTGATAGATTGGTAAACTCATTAAACATCATGAAGCGTATGTGAAAACCTTTCTCTAATTTCATAACGGCGTGAATTATGTGAGCGTCCAACGTACGTCATGATGTGAAAATGGAACTTTCAccggcaaaaaaaagaagaggagaaaatgGAACTTTTCCCGGCAGTTAATTCATGTCTAAATCTAGTCTATAAAGATAATTGAGCGCGCGTAGCAATTTTTGTACGGACACCTCGTGGACAATAATGTCCGTCAATAGTATTTCACTCTATTTCTTTAGTATATCTCGGTTCATGCATTCTAGTGTGCATGTCAGGGAATGACATGCGGCAGACACATATAAAaagtatgcaaaacatattaTTTCTTCTCAATTTGATAACCGTGAATGATTGATTCGATCAACGGACTCCATCTGTCCAGCTTCaaccaggaaaaaaaaggggttgCACAGCAACCACACACACTATAATAGAGATTTTTAAAAGAAACATACACTGCAGAATACGTACAAGAATCGGCCGGAGAAGTGGAGATCATATAGTCTTGACTCCCGTCGGCCGGAGTCTCCCCGGCGGCGCTAGCTTGTTCATGCGGACCGGCGCACATACGTACggagtactccttccgtttcataaatcTTGTCGAAATGTTGCAtgatatgtatctagacagtttttaaaaatagataccttcatatttgatcaaatttgagacaagaattatggaacagagggatcGAATACCATACAAAATATAAGCACACCAGCTTAATTTGAATTCACACACATACAATACCTACATACGGTTGGCCCGTACGACGATATATCTTGGCATATTGCCATCGTCCCGTCGATCTGGGCACATATAGAAAGGCGCAGGCAGTCCATGTCTAGGCGTCGCGGACCTGGAAGATGTTGCGGGTCTTGACGACGATGTCGTACATATGGACGAGCTTGATGCGGGCGAAGTCGCGGGGCACGGAGATGAGGTGCACCGTGGAGCGCTGGTGGAACTGCAGAAGGCAAGGGTCGTTGAGGTAGCGCTCCCACCCGAGCTCCCCGAGACGCCGCTCCAGGACGTCGTACGAGGTCACAACCTCGCTGCTCGGCACATGCACCAGCACCTTCCCCGGCCGTGCTGCCCGGCTGCTCCCAGGAGCCTCGCTCTCCGCCCGCCTCAGGATGCCGTCCTCAAACACCCACACCCCAGTCATCCTTCCTACCGCTAGCTATATATGTTTTCAGTTCACTTGTTGCAGGTTCTTGCTACAAGCTGCTAGTTAAGCTATGTCGATTTCGGGCGATTAATGGTGCTGTGAGCAAATGGGAGGGAAGAAGGGGCACGGTTTATATAGAGGGGCCGGGAGGCTAGGCGATGACGACATGACGTAGGCGTCTATAGACAATGCTCCGCTCCCAGCATCGGCTAAGGTGGGTCCCGGCGGCTCGGCGGTGTTGTCCTCCTCGGAATGAGGTGGTGTGGGCCCCCGGGAATCACGGCGCCTCTCCAAACATAGAAGCAGAACCTTGTTGGAACTTTCCAATCGAAGGACTACCGTCGGCCGTTAGAATGGCTGGTTGGACGGCTAGATCATCGTTTGAGGTCATGTGGGCCTCGGAAAGaagagatgatgatgatcgaTGAATATTGTAATACATAAAGAAAAAGTAGGTTACGTGTATATATACTTGACTCAAGCAAATTGAATTCTTtaatcaaatttgtccaaatatggatgtatctatttttaaaaacgtctagatatatgcatataatatttcgacaacaatttaggatcggagaaaGTACATTAAGAAAGTACACCAAATCAAACACacttcaaattttaaaaattagtGTATATACTGGCCAAGTTATTAAAGTACGTACAAGAccgtgtatatatataattaGATTTAGATTAGCATAAATGTAATCACTTATTAGttattcttaaaaagaaaagaaaaaagataatGGAAACCTTGAGAGAAAATTGCTCTGCTTTTTTGACAGCTTATACTCGTAGTATTAGGAAGAGAAACAGTGAAGATTGCTCTGCTTATACTCGTATTAAGAAGAGAAACAGTGAAAACAAAGTTTTGCCGCACGCTTACCTAGAGAGCCCATTCCACAAAATAGCATGTCCTGACAGATGTGTTTTGAGGGGATGTCCTGACACATCTAGCTTAGCGTGTTCCATGTTCTAGGGAAAAAATATGCATGCTTGATATTTTTGATTCCCTGATTTTTGTTCCTTTCAGTCGGTTTATCGTAGACTTACGCCAGCATGCAGCCTGGCAGGCCGAGTCCGGCCCCTCCATGTTGTTGTCATTATTTTCTCAGTTATCCGCTTTTCTTTTACTCAtctgtttttcagtttttttaggggaaacaGTAGGAAAAATGCCTACTACAAACACATTAAAATGAAAATATGTACAGAAATATTACAGATGGGAAATGAAAAGGAACTGCAAAAAGCAACTATCTAAACGCCTCTATCCATTATTGCTTGAAGTTGCCATATGACTTTCTCTTTGCTCTGTGGAAGATAAGATTGAGTTCTtctttaaaatatttttctgcATCCATAGAGGTCTGGCTGAGTGCCCTGAAAAATCAATTCATCTCAGATCTTCCAGATGTTCCATAGGACCAGCGAGGTAATTTCCATGTGGAAAGGAGCCTTGATAAGCTGCTTGATGTTTCTGATGAACAGCGTTGCAGGCTGTGTATCCAGCACACATGTACTTCCAGCGTGTCACTGCAAATGGACATTCAAAAAAGAGGTATTCCCTGGATTCTGAGCTGTGGTCACCACACACGACGCAATCATATGATGGAAGAGGTGGAAGGTTCTTTGCTGGAGCATGTCCCTGGTGTTCAATCTATTAATCAATAAGAGCCATATGAAGAATTTGTGTTTCAACTGGCAACAAGATTTCCAGCTCCAATTGAATGTGTCCTGAATATCAATGTgttgtttttcagttttctgatccatattgatttcttttttgcgaagaaTTCTCATCAGTTTGGACATTTTTAAGGTGATGATGATGTTTTCTATATATTCATGAGTTAGTGATATTGTGTCCTTGAACATCTCATCACTACATGTATCAACAAATACATGATTTGGTTGTGAGACTCGTATTCCAAGATGTTCTAACGGTCCCTAGTTATTGAATTTATGTGGACACATGACCTAGACGAATATAGTACTATTCGGggtgatgactatgtttcacaagtcatggGCAAGTATGGACTCGGGGATGGAGATCACAGAGTTGGACAAACCCGCACTAAGCCACAaagagatgattgtcatttgttagttgCAAGTACATTTTTTGTGTTTACTTGTTGGTCGTTGTTTGCTTAGCTTTGTTTCCATCAAGTAGatcatttttgttttcgtgGAGTTCTTGGTCTAGTTGGAATCGTCAATT contains:
- the LOC100830166 gene encoding flowering-promoting factor 1-like protein 4; this encodes MTGVWVFEDGILRRAESEAPGSSRAARPGKVLVHVPSSEVVTSYDVLERRLGELGWERYLNDPCLLQFHQRSTVHLISVPRDFARIKLVHMYDIVVKTRNIFQVRDA